CTTATAGGTATCTGCGTAAAGAAACTGAGGAGGTCGAGCATGGCACGTCTATCCCTTTCTCCCCACCGGCATGATGCAGAGCGGTCTCTCCTGCTCCTGCATGCCCACGAGCTGCTGCACTTCCGCGTCATCGAACGCGCCGATAGTCACCGTGCCCAGATCCATAGACTCTGCCTGCAGATACACGTTCTGCGCGGCATGACCCACTTCCATATAGACGTATCTGATCCCGCGCTCGCGGTATTTCACGGTCGTGCGATTGAAGACGCCACAGAATACCAGATCGATCGCCGCGGAACCGATACAGCCCTGGCTCAGTGCGGCCTCGGCAAGCTCAGCACGAAGATCGCCCTCGCGCCTCTTCTCCAACTCGTGGGTTGCGGGACGATACCGGTACACGCCCGCGTCCAGGCCTGTGACCGTGCCGACCACAACATAGAGCTCGAGTGGATAGAGCGCGCCCGCAGAGGGCGCGGTTCGTCCGCCCCAGGTCGTCGTTACTCCTTGCGCTGCCCAGAGTAGCTGCGCGAGCTCCTCAATCGTGAGAGCGTCGCCCGAATACGCCCGTAGCGATCTTCTCTGCGCCAGTGCGGCTTCCACTGAGGTGTTACTC
This genomic stretch from Methanomicrobia archaeon harbors:
- a CDS encoding SagB/ThcOx family dehydrogenase; the protein is MRPKLVLVAVIVAVVVLIALLLVVVSPPEHYEPGANAAREPSEMPKMEPGGRLKLPEPRYASNTSVEAALAQRRSLRAYSGDALTIEELAQLLWAAQGVTTTWGGRTAPSAGALYPLELYVVVGTVTGLDAGVYRYRPATHELEKRREGDLRAELAEAALSQGCIGSAAIDLVFCGVFNRTTVKYRERGIRYVYMEVGHAAQNVYLQAESMDLGTVTIGAFDDAEVQQLVGMQEQERPLCIMPVGRKG